One Bradyrhizobium zhanjiangense DNA segment encodes these proteins:
- a CDS encoding AAA and adenylate/guanylate cyclase domain-containing protein, translated as MNGYHSLLDDFLPLKLLDRLYGSEGRRPVALRFPAAVMFVDVSRYTALVEQLAHRGREGLEELPRLLSNSYGRCAEHVVELGGEVLYFAGDSLLAYWDAEADHLDAAVGRAIECATIICRSGNDTRRGGVREITPALHIGIGAGGLWAAALGGQSDWKLIAGGQAVAQAAACQGIARSWSYELSDDAKGALKAGSVPALKLSAMETPRVHRAPTDWLTAFLPSQLRERLQPSRPVHIHGPLALDSDALGQINDDLSMLDEIRPVSAIFTRIIGLNCLDRSALSQHQALCVALQEIARSRGGPLGEFFYDDKGLVFSTAFGARGNFHRDDPRRAVDAAHAISQTVDRLGFASSTGVATGDAFLGIVGSARRRQLMWHGAPINRAARLMVASERSVLCDAPTERSSRTAFKFAPQGTLQLAGLGNMAAVFRPMEPHQANSVFASLVGRRNEMEALARTFEEVRNGGKRLLVIQGEAGIGKSTLVAWFAEELRSAGAMVSVARAERDDRRTSLLPWRRLLTSLLDLPSDTEGRTVLDAIRSSVKEDLAILERLPLLGGVLDVAIAENDNTRHLQAAHRGDATMRLVGDLLAAIGRHPLILILEDSQWLDSASWRLVEWVLATRSSILILLCVRSEEAPEELRAIQRRADAARATASGTDLEDPSRFCRFMTIEELNDAEIRELAARVLGTVPPERELADRISALACGNPLFAEEITLTLKTEGLVAVRDGCWRSLRPLDELRYFEGVERVIRERIDRVEPNILEVLKAAAVIGRSFSLNSLKVLLKHASEEAIRSDLELLVAAQFIRSSGSDGEYEFRHDQIRDVVYGSIPADLRQRFHGTLADCLEQTEAAAVGGDIAALVQHFEAAGQNDKAVTYAEIAAAKALQVGAFREVEAFLSICFSHESRQPVLTKEQKLKAVRRRIQLAEAQYCRGDIHAQGVAVRRALTLAGESVRSSSVSGLSRLIASAARLLLQQLFPPRTFKYSDHALAWEREMARCHSQAAMVDYFELRFIESMRHLIEAVVHAERTGVTTELAIASSQVASGFGLVGLRRTCEYFIRKAEHAAVSLGDPAIHSHVCYLDALWQVGHCNWPAVDCRIKQSQELSLQAGDQLRWSNAQVIRFWSLFYRGDWTSLEETANALLSRAQSSGNIQQEIWALRCKSLCALQADRPREAIDLLKLITSAMFGSADLAAFVSSKGSLALALSRVGSNDESLQAVDETLRLLRAMHRPTSHSILVGISGVCEVLLRGRETGLAREYDQWREWETQALYDLKRYSLAFPVGRAQYRLWKGVSNWLDGEKDHALTTWNQALLAAEELSLRQDRAMISAEMRRRQDRI; from the coding sequence ATGAATGGGTACCATTCTCTGCTTGATGATTTTCTTCCACTGAAGCTGCTCGATCGGCTCTACGGCAGCGAAGGTCGCCGGCCAGTGGCACTACGGTTTCCCGCAGCCGTGATGTTCGTCGATGTATCGCGATACACGGCGCTCGTAGAACAACTCGCGCATCGCGGGCGAGAGGGGCTTGAAGAACTTCCGCGACTTCTGAGCAACTCATACGGTCGATGCGCCGAGCACGTCGTAGAACTCGGAGGCGAAGTCCTGTACTTCGCCGGAGACTCGTTGCTGGCGTACTGGGATGCTGAAGCAGACCATCTTGACGCTGCTGTCGGAAGAGCGATCGAGTGCGCCACTATTATCTGCCGGAGCGGCAACGATACGAGGCGAGGCGGCGTCAGGGAAATTACTCCAGCTCTTCATATCGGGATAGGCGCCGGTGGACTTTGGGCTGCCGCTCTGGGTGGTCAGTCCGATTGGAAGCTGATAGCGGGCGGGCAAGCCGTTGCCCAAGCTGCTGCGTGCCAAGGCATCGCTCGTAGTTGGAGTTACGAACTCTCTGATGACGCGAAGGGCGCGTTGAAGGCAGGCTCAGTCCCTGCACTGAAACTCTCTGCCATGGAAACCCCGCGTGTGCACAGGGCCCCGACCGACTGGCTAACCGCATTTCTACCATCGCAACTGAGAGAGCGCCTGCAACCTTCGAGACCAGTCCACATCCACGGACCGCTGGCGCTCGACTCCGATGCCCTCGGCCAGATCAATGATGATCTGTCGATGCTAGACGAAATAAGACCCGTCTCCGCGATTTTCACACGCATAATTGGCCTCAACTGCTTAGATCGCTCGGCGCTGTCGCAACATCAAGCTCTATGTGTAGCATTGCAGGAGATTGCGAGATCTCGAGGTGGTCCGCTAGGAGAGTTCTTTTATGATGATAAGGGGCTTGTCTTTTCTACTGCATTTGGAGCCCGCGGCAATTTCCACCGAGATGATCCGCGTCGTGCCGTCGATGCCGCCCATGCCATTAGTCAGACTGTAGACCGGCTTGGGTTTGCCTCATCGACGGGTGTTGCCACCGGCGACGCATTTTTGGGAATTGTTGGAAGCGCGCGCCGCCGCCAGCTCATGTGGCACGGCGCGCCAATCAATCGTGCCGCACGACTAATGGTGGCAAGCGAAAGAAGCGTTCTCTGCGACGCACCGACAGAGCGGTCCAGCCGAACTGCATTCAAGTTTGCACCGCAAGGCACGCTTCAATTAGCTGGACTCGGCAATATGGCGGCGGTTTTTCGCCCCATGGAGCCGCACCAAGCTAATTCTGTGTTCGCGTCTCTGGTTGGTCGACGCAACGAAATGGAGGCTTTGGCGCGTACATTCGAAGAGGTACGGAATGGCGGCAAGAGGCTCTTGGTCATTCAAGGCGAAGCTGGCATCGGGAAATCCACGTTGGTCGCGTGGTTCGCTGAAGAGCTCCGATCTGCAGGAGCAATGGTGTCTGTGGCACGAGCCGAGCGCGATGATCGTAGGACCTCCCTTCTACCATGGCGGCGGTTATTGACATCTCTTTTGGATTTACCTTCGGACACAGAGGGCCGCACCGTCCTGGATGCGATCAGATCTTCCGTGAAGGAGGATTTGGCAATTTTGGAACGGCTACCATTGCTGGGCGGGGTGTTAGACGTTGCGATTGCTGAGAACGATAATACGCGCCACCTACAGGCAGCCCACCGGGGCGATGCAACGATGCGGCTCGTCGGTGATTTACTGGCCGCGATTGGCCGTCACCCGCTGATTTTGATTCTCGAGGATAGCCAGTGGCTTGACTCTGCCTCTTGGAGGCTAGTCGAGTGGGTCCTCGCGACCCGATCGTCTATCCTCATTTTGCTGTGCGTGCGATCCGAGGAGGCGCCCGAAGAGCTCCGGGCCATACAGCGACGTGCCGATGCGGCGAGAGCAACCGCGTCAGGAACTGATTTGGAGGATCCAAGTCGCTTCTGCCGTTTCATGACAATCGAAGAGCTTAATGATGCTGAAATTCGCGAGCTTGCCGCGCGTGTACTTGGCACAGTCCCTCCGGAGCGCGAATTGGCGGATAGGATATCTGCGCTAGCTTGTGGTAATCCTCTATTCGCTGAGGAGATCACACTGACTCTAAAGACTGAGGGGTTGGTAGCTGTTCGCGACGGCTGCTGGCGCTCGCTTCGGCCACTGGACGAGCTTCGGTACTTCGAAGGAGTCGAGCGGGTTATTCGAGAGCGAATAGATCGAGTTGAGCCCAATATCTTGGAGGTGTTAAAAGCCGCAGCTGTCATCGGGCGATCGTTTTCGTTGAACTCTCTCAAGGTCCTGCTGAAGCATGCATCTGAAGAGGCTATTCGCTCTGATCTCGAACTCCTTGTCGCGGCACAGTTCATCCGGAGCAGCGGAAGCGATGGAGAATACGAGTTTCGACATGATCAAATCAGGGATGTTGTCTATGGCTCAATTCCCGCAGACCTGCGCCAACGATTCCATGGGACCCTAGCTGATTGTCTAGAACAAACAGAAGCCGCAGCTGTTGGCGGCGACATAGCAGCTCTTGTCCAGCACTTCGAAGCCGCAGGCCAGAACGACAAGGCTGTCACCTACGCCGAGATCGCCGCTGCCAAAGCGTTGCAAGTCGGCGCATTCCGAGAGGTCGAGGCCTTTCTCAGCATATGTTTCAGCCATGAATCCCGCCAACCCGTTTTGACTAAGGAGCAAAAGCTGAAAGCGGTGCGGCGGCGGATACAGCTAGCCGAAGCTCAGTACTGTCGGGGCGATATTCATGCTCAGGGCGTCGCAGTTCGTCGAGCGCTTACCCTAGCTGGAGAGTCGGTCCGGAGTTCCTCCGTCAGCGGATTAAGTCGTCTTATCGCAAGCGCGGCAAGGCTTCTCCTCCAGCAGCTATTTCCGCCACGGACCTTTAAATACTCTGATCATGCGCTGGCTTGGGAGCGAGAGATGGCTCGATGCCATAGCCAAGCGGCAATGGTCGACTATTTCGAACTTCGCTTTATCGAAAGCATGCGACACCTTATCGAGGCTGTCGTTCATGCTGAGCGGACCGGAGTCACAACGGAACTGGCCATAGCATCTTCGCAAGTCGCATCCGGCTTTGGGCTAGTCGGTCTTCGTCGCACCTGCGAATATTTCATCAGGAAGGCCGAACACGCGGCCGTAAGCCTGGGTGACCCGGCGATCCATTCACACGTGTGCTACTTGGATGCTCTCTGGCAGGTTGGCCACTGCAATTGGCCGGCGGTTGACTGTCGCATCAAGCAGTCACAAGAGCTTAGTTTGCAGGCAGGCGATCAATTGCGATGGTCTAATGCGCAGGTAATTCGATTCTGGTCTCTTTTTTATAGAGGTGATTGGACCAGTTTGGAGGAGACAGCGAACGCACTCTTATCGCGCGCTCAGAGTAGCGGAAACATCCAGCAAGAGATATGGGCGTTGCGATGCAAATCCCTGTGTGCACTCCAGGCCGACAGACCTCGCGAAGCGATCGATCTGTTAAAGCTTATTACCTCAGCGATGTTCGGATCCGCTGACCTTGCAGCGTTTGTGTCATCGAAGGGATCCTTAGCCTTAGCGTTATCGCGGGTCGGATCCAATGACGAGAGCCTCCAGGCCGTCGATGAGACGCTTCGGCTATTGCGCGCGATGCATCGCCCGACCTCGCATAGTATACTTGTGGGAATATCTGGCGTTTGTGAAGTCCTCCTTCGTGGCCGCGAGACTGGCCTGGCGCGAGAATACGACCAGTGGCGTGAGTGGGAGACTCAAGCTCTCTATGATCTTAAGCGATATAGCCTCGCCTTTCCCGTTGGGAGAGCACAATACCGTCTATGGAAAGGCGTCTCTAATTGGTTGGACGGTGAGAAGGATCATGCGTTGACCACATGGAATCAGGCTTTGTTAGCCGCGGAGGAGCTCTCGCTGCGGCAAGACAGAGCGATGATCTCCGCTGAAATGAGGCGCCGCCAAGATCGAATTTAA
- a CDS encoding IS3 family transposase (programmed frameshift), giving the protein MKRARFTEEQIIAVLKEHEAGAKTADLARKHGVSEATIYNWKAKFGGMDVSEAKRLRALEEENAKLKKLLAEQMLDAAALRELLFKKMVGPAAKRAAVAHLQAVMSLSERRACSIVEADRKMIRYRSSRPPDAVLRGRLHDLANERRRFGYRRLFVLLRREGEPSGINRIYRLYREEGLTVRKRRARRKAVGTRAPILVEARPNARWSLDFVHDQFANGRRFRILNIVDDVTKECLGAIPETSISGQRVARELTAIVERRGKPGMIVSDHGTEFTCNAMLAWCKDAAIDWHFIAPGKPMQNGFVESFNGRMRDELLNETLFFDLDDARAKIANWVADYNLQRPHSSLKYLTPAAYAAHLTATDDRLRNPDQLRRSSVAPSAPLGVQNLKTLTAAG; this is encoded by the exons ATGAAGCGAGCAAGGTTCACGGAAGAGCAGATTATCGCGGTATTGAAGGAGCATGAGGCTGGGGCGAAGACAGCCGACCTGGCTCGCAAGCACGGTGTTTCCGAGGCGACGATCTACAATTGGAAGGCCAAATTCGGCGGCATGGACGTTTCCGAAGCGAAGCGGCTGAGGGCCTTGGAAGAGGAGAACGCGAAGCTGAAGAAGCTTCTGGCCGAGCAGATGCTCGATGCGGCCGCACTTCGCGAGCTCCTTT TCAAAAAAATGGTAGGGCCCGCCGCCAAGCGCGCTGCGGTCGCGCATCTGCAGGCCGTCATGAGCCTGTCGGAACGGCGGGCCTGCTCGATCGTGGAGGCGGATCGGAAGATGATCCGCTATCGCTCCAGCCGCCCGCCGGACGCAGTTCTGCGTGGCCGATTGCACGATCTCGCCAACGAGCGGCGGCGTTTCGGCTATCGCCGGTTGTTCGTCCTGCTGCGGCGGGAGGGCGAGCCCTCGGGGATCAACCGGATCTACCGGCTTTATCGCGAGGAAGGGCTCACCGTCCGCAAGCGGCGGGCTCGCCGCAAGGCCGTGGGGACCCGCGCCCCGATCCTGGTCGAGGCGAGGCCCAACGCGCGCTGGTCGCTGGACTTCGTCCACGACCAGTTCGCCAATGGCCGACGCTTCCGCATCCTCAACATCGTCGACGACGTCACCAAAGAATGCCTGGGCGCCATTCCGGAGACGTCGATCTCGGGGCAGCGCGTGGCCCGCGAACTGACGGCAATCGTCGAGCGACGCGGCAAGCCAGGAATGATTGTGTCCGACCATGGCACCGAGTTCACCTGCAACGCCATGCTCGCCTGGTGCAAGGACGCAGCCATCGATTGGCACTTCATCGCACCGGGAAAGCCGATGCAGAACGGCTTCGTCGAGAGTTTCAATGGCCGGATGCGCGATGAGCTACTCAACGAGACCCTGTTCTTTGATCTCGATGACGCCCGCGCCAAGATCGCCAACTGGGTCGCCGACTACAATCTCCAGCGTCCCCACTCGTCGCTGAAATACCTGACCCCCGCGGCCTACGCCGCCCACCTCACCGCAACGGACGATCGGCTGCGCAACCCCGACCAGCTCCGCCGATCGTCCGTTGCTCCATCCGCGCCACTTGGCGTACAAAACCTCAAGACTCTAACTGCCGCTGGATGA
- a CDS encoding DUF1127 domain-containing protein, with product MSTIFQTTGLVQTTVPQRRNISPFKNWWFAFQEWRTWERLRRDLCKLSDQELMDIGITYGEIDYVVSNRNTDPRGIRSAE from the coding sequence ATGAGCACGATTTTTCAAACAACGGGCTTGGTCCAGACGACCGTACCGCAGCGGCGTAATATCAGCCCCTTCAAGAATTGGTGGTTCGCTTTTCAGGAGTGGCGGACATGGGAGCGGCTCCGACGCGATCTTTGCAAACTGAGTGATCAAGAGCTGATGGATATTGGGATTACGTATGGTGAGATCGACTACGTGGTCTCGAACCGAAATACCGACCCCCGAGGTATACGATCGGCCGAATGA